Proteins from one Dromiciops gliroides isolate mDroGli1 chromosome 6, mDroGli1.pri, whole genome shotgun sequence genomic window:
- the PLK4 gene encoding serine/threonine-protein kinase PLK4 isoform X2, with protein MAAYIGEKIKDFRVGNLLGKGSFACVYRAEAIHTGLEVAIKMIDKKAMHKAGMVQRVQNEVKIHCQLKHPSILELYNYFEDSNYVYLVLEICHNGEMNRYLKNKMKPFSESEVQQFMHQIITGMLYLHSHGILHRDLTLSNLLLTRNMNVKIADFGLATQLKMPNEKHYTLCGTPNYISPEVATRSAHGLESDVWSLGCMFYTLLIGRPPFDTDTVKNTLNKVILADYEIPTFLSQEAKDLIHQLLRRNPAERLSLSSVLDHPFMCRSSSGRIKDSGTVEDSIDSGHATISTALTGSSSASISGCLPDKKRLLFGQPLPNKMTIFPKNKNVSNFSSGDGSSFYTQWGIQGQETNHSGRGRLLQATEERPHSRYLRRAHSSDRSGTSSGHSQTTPPTVERCHSADILSKPNRREWPGSEERFSPADSDANIFRVFKENTSNIPGSFERPDKDQAHPLHPGKSAFPFSDQVSQLETVQQWFGNLQANAQLREPTAPISINSSRTVQGHPDLQDTRRNAWTDRMANRDTDASDNSRCVKQPNTMKYMPACHREPETIQPVPVFGSHPLSDPSKSRGMEPQMGYQKCTLRSVTSPLNAHRLKPIRQKTKKAVVSILDTEEVCVELLKEVASQEYVKEVLQVSSDGNSITIYYPNDGKGFPLADRPLPPSEDMARYSFDSLPEKYWRKYQYASRFVQLVRSKTPKITFFSKYAKCILMENSPHADFEVWFYDGAKIHKTEDLINVIEKSGKSYTLKGEAEVDSLKEEIKIYVDHANEEHRFCLGLESVLAVEETKHGSVPLFPIIIGRKPGNPVFPQAVAPPTCVDPNSLGKDTALLNRMVVSSLASSNQIVSHEGSGLTTAVSETEGSSASPKDYLPKSAQVLKSVFVKNVGWATQLTNGAVWVRFNDESQLVAQAGVPSISYVSPNGQTTRYGENEKLPEYIKEKLQYLSSILLMFANPTPGSH; from the exons ATGGCGGCTTACATCGGGGAGAAGATAAAG gatttcagagttggaaaccTCCTTGGAAAGGGGTCTTTTGCCTGTGTCTACAGAGCGGAGGCCATCCACACCGGCCTGGAAGTGGCGATCAAAATG ATTGATAAAAAGGCCATGCACAAAGCTGGGATGGTCCAGAGGGTCCAAAATGAAGTGAAGATACACTGTCAACTGAAACATCCTTCTATCCTGGAG CTTTATAACTACTTTGAAGATAGCAATTATGTATATCTGGTATTAGAAATATGTCATAATGGAGAAATGAACCGGTAtctgaagaataaaatgaaaccTTTCTCTGAAAGTGAAG TTCAACAATTCATGCACCAGATCATCACAGGAATGTTGTATCTTCATTCTCATGGTATATTACATCGGGACCTCACACTTTCCAACCTCTTACTCACACGTAATATGAATGTCAAGATTGCTGATTTTGGTCTAGCAACTCAATTGAAAATGCCAAATGAAAAGCACTATACATTATGTGGAACTCCTAATTATATTTCACCAGAAGTTGCCACAAGAAGTGCACATGGACTTGAATCTGATGTTTGGTCCCTAGGGTGTATGTTTTATACATTACTTATTGGTAGACCCCCTTTTGACACTGACACAGTCAAAAACACATTAAATAAAGTGATATTGGCAGATTATGAAATCCCGACATTTTTGTCTCAAGAGGCCAAGGACCTTATTCATCAATTGCTTCGTAGAAATCCAGCAGAACGTTTAAGTCTGTCTTCAGTGTTGGATCATCCTTTTATGTGTCGAAGTTCTTCAGGGAGAATTAAAGATTCGGGCACTGTAGAAGATTCAATAGATAGTGGACATGCTACAATTTCTACAGCACTTACTGGGTCTTCCAGTGCCAGTATAAGTGGTTGTTTACCAGACAAGAAAAGACTGTTGTTTGGTCAGCCACTTCCAAATAAAATGACTATATTTCCAAAGAATAAGAATGTGAGTAATTTTTCATCTGGTGATGGAAGCAGTTTTTATACCCAGTGGGGAATTCAAGGACAAGAGACCAATCATAGTGGCCGGGGAAGACTGCTACAAGCTACTGAAGAAAGGCCACATTCTCGATACCTACGCAGAGCCCACTCCTCTGATCGTTCGGGTACTTCTAGTGGTCATTCTCAAACCACGCCACCCACTGTGGAGCGCTGTCACTCAGCAGATATCCTCTCAAAGCCCAACAGAAGGGAATGGCCTGGAAGTGAGGAGAGATTTTCACCTGCTGACAGTGATGCCAACATTTTTCGAGTCtttaaagaaaatacttcaaatatCCCTGGCTCTTTTGAAAGACCTGATAAAGATCAAGCACA TCCTCTCCATCCAGGAAAATCTGCTTTTCCATTTTCAGACCAGGTATCTCAATTGGAAACAGTTCAGCAGTGGTTTGGAAACTTGCAAGCAAATG CCCAGTTAAGAGAGCCCACTGCTCCCATCAGCATTAACTCAAGCAGAACTGTCCAGGGTCATCCAGATTTGCAGGACACAAGGAGAAATGCATGGACTGACAGGATGGCTAACAGGGATACAGATGCTTCCGACAATTCACGTTGTGTCAAACAGCCAAATACCATGAAATATATGCCTGCGTGCCACCGTGAACCTGAAACCATTCAGCCCGTGCCTGTGTTTGGCTCCCATCCTCTTTCCGACCCAAGCAAGTCTAGGGGCATGGAGCCACAAATGGGCTACCAGAAGTGTACATTGCGGAGTGTGACCTCTCCTTTGAATGCCCATAGGCTAAAGCCCAtcaggcaaaaaacaaaaaaagcagtg gTGAGTATACTTGACACAGAAGAAGTGTGTGTGGAACTGCTGAAGGAGGTTGCCTCCCAAGAGTATGTGAAAGAAGTTCTTCAAGTTTCCAGTGATGGAAATTCG ATCACCATTTATTATCCAAATGATGGAAAAGGTTTTCCTCTTGCTGATAGACCACTCCCTCCTTCTGAAGACATGGCTAGGTATAGCTTTGATTCTTTACCAG AAAAATACTGGAGAAAGTATCAGTATGCTTCCAGATTTGTACAGCTTGTAAGATCTAAAACACCCAAAAtcactttcttttcaaaatatgCTAAATGCATTTTGATGGAGAATTCCCCTCATGCTGATTTTGAAGTTTGGTTTTATGATG GAGCAAAAATACACAAAACAGAAGACTTAATTAATGTGATTGAAAAATCCGGGAAATCCTACACTTTGAAGGGAGAAGCTGAAGTTGATAgcttgaaagaagaaataaaaatatatgtcgATCATGCTAATGAG GAACATCGTTTTTGCCTTGGACTGGAGTCTGTTCTTGCAGTAGAAGAAACAAAACACGGAAGTGTTCCCTTATTTCCTATAATCATTGGAAG aaAGCCAGGCAACCCTGTTTTCCCTCAGGCTGTGGCCCCTCCAACTTGCGTGGATCCAAATTCTTTAGGGAAAGATACAGCATTATTAAATAGGATGGTGGTAAGCAGTTTGGCGTCTTCAAACCAG ATTGTTTCACATGAAGGCTCAGGGTTGACAACAGCTGTGTCTGAAACAGAAGGGTCTTCTGCCAGCCCAAAAGATTATCTTCCAAAATCAGCCCAGGTTCTGAAGTCGGTTTTTGTGAAAAATGTTGGTTGGGCTACACAG TTAACCAATGGAGCTGTGTGGGTTCGATTTAATGATGAATCCCAGTTGGTGGCTCAGGCCGGAGTGCCCTCCATCAGTTACGTATCACCAAATGGCCAGACAACCAG gtatggagaaaatgaaaaattaccaGAATACATCAAAGAGAAATTACAGTATCTGTCTTCCATTCTGTTGATGTTTGCTAATCCAACTCCTGGTTCTCACTGA
- the PLK4 gene encoding serine/threonine-protein kinase PLK4 isoform X1, whose product MPCPRDASAIEDFRVGNLLGKGSFACVYRAEAIHTGLEVAIKMIDKKAMHKAGMVQRVQNEVKIHCQLKHPSILELYNYFEDSNYVYLVLEICHNGEMNRYLKNKMKPFSESEVQQFMHQIITGMLYLHSHGILHRDLTLSNLLLTRNMNVKIADFGLATQLKMPNEKHYTLCGTPNYISPEVATRSAHGLESDVWSLGCMFYTLLIGRPPFDTDTVKNTLNKVILADYEIPTFLSQEAKDLIHQLLRRNPAERLSLSSVLDHPFMCRSSSGRIKDSGTVEDSIDSGHATISTALTGSSSASISGCLPDKKRLLFGQPLPNKMTIFPKNKNVSNFSSGDGSSFYTQWGIQGQETNHSGRGRLLQATEERPHSRYLRRAHSSDRSGTSSGHSQTTPPTVERCHSADILSKPNRREWPGSEERFSPADSDANIFRVFKENTSNIPGSFERPDKDQAHPLHPGKSAFPFSDQVSQLETVQQWFGNLQANAQLREPTAPISINSSRTVQGHPDLQDTRRNAWTDRMANRDTDASDNSRCVKQPNTMKYMPACHREPETIQPVPVFGSHPLSDPSKSRGMEPQMGYQKCTLRSVTSPLNAHRLKPIRQKTKKAVVSILDTEEVCVELLKEVASQEYVKEVLQVSSDGNSITIYYPNDGKGFPLADRPLPPSEDMARYSFDSLPEKYWRKYQYASRFVQLVRSKTPKITFFSKYAKCILMENSPHADFEVWFYDGAKIHKTEDLINVIEKSGKSYTLKGEAEVDSLKEEIKIYVDHANEEHRFCLGLESVLAVEETKHGSVPLFPIIIGRKPGNPVFPQAVAPPTCVDPNSLGKDTALLNRMVVSSLASSNQIVSHEGSGLTTAVSETEGSSASPKDYLPKSAQVLKSVFVKNVGWATQLTNGAVWVRFNDESQLVAQAGVPSISYVSPNGQTTRYGENEKLPEYIKEKLQYLSSILLMFANPTPGSH is encoded by the exons ATGCCCTGCCCCCGCGATGCCTCCGCCATCGAG gatttcagagttggaaaccTCCTTGGAAAGGGGTCTTTTGCCTGTGTCTACAGAGCGGAGGCCATCCACACCGGCCTGGAAGTGGCGATCAAAATG ATTGATAAAAAGGCCATGCACAAAGCTGGGATGGTCCAGAGGGTCCAAAATGAAGTGAAGATACACTGTCAACTGAAACATCCTTCTATCCTGGAG CTTTATAACTACTTTGAAGATAGCAATTATGTATATCTGGTATTAGAAATATGTCATAATGGAGAAATGAACCGGTAtctgaagaataaaatgaaaccTTTCTCTGAAAGTGAAG TTCAACAATTCATGCACCAGATCATCACAGGAATGTTGTATCTTCATTCTCATGGTATATTACATCGGGACCTCACACTTTCCAACCTCTTACTCACACGTAATATGAATGTCAAGATTGCTGATTTTGGTCTAGCAACTCAATTGAAAATGCCAAATGAAAAGCACTATACATTATGTGGAACTCCTAATTATATTTCACCAGAAGTTGCCACAAGAAGTGCACATGGACTTGAATCTGATGTTTGGTCCCTAGGGTGTATGTTTTATACATTACTTATTGGTAGACCCCCTTTTGACACTGACACAGTCAAAAACACATTAAATAAAGTGATATTGGCAGATTATGAAATCCCGACATTTTTGTCTCAAGAGGCCAAGGACCTTATTCATCAATTGCTTCGTAGAAATCCAGCAGAACGTTTAAGTCTGTCTTCAGTGTTGGATCATCCTTTTATGTGTCGAAGTTCTTCAGGGAGAATTAAAGATTCGGGCACTGTAGAAGATTCAATAGATAGTGGACATGCTACAATTTCTACAGCACTTACTGGGTCTTCCAGTGCCAGTATAAGTGGTTGTTTACCAGACAAGAAAAGACTGTTGTTTGGTCAGCCACTTCCAAATAAAATGACTATATTTCCAAAGAATAAGAATGTGAGTAATTTTTCATCTGGTGATGGAAGCAGTTTTTATACCCAGTGGGGAATTCAAGGACAAGAGACCAATCATAGTGGCCGGGGAAGACTGCTACAAGCTACTGAAGAAAGGCCACATTCTCGATACCTACGCAGAGCCCACTCCTCTGATCGTTCGGGTACTTCTAGTGGTCATTCTCAAACCACGCCACCCACTGTGGAGCGCTGTCACTCAGCAGATATCCTCTCAAAGCCCAACAGAAGGGAATGGCCTGGAAGTGAGGAGAGATTTTCACCTGCTGACAGTGATGCCAACATTTTTCGAGTCtttaaagaaaatacttcaaatatCCCTGGCTCTTTTGAAAGACCTGATAAAGATCAAGCACA TCCTCTCCATCCAGGAAAATCTGCTTTTCCATTTTCAGACCAGGTATCTCAATTGGAAACAGTTCAGCAGTGGTTTGGAAACTTGCAAGCAAATG CCCAGTTAAGAGAGCCCACTGCTCCCATCAGCATTAACTCAAGCAGAACTGTCCAGGGTCATCCAGATTTGCAGGACACAAGGAGAAATGCATGGACTGACAGGATGGCTAACAGGGATACAGATGCTTCCGACAATTCACGTTGTGTCAAACAGCCAAATACCATGAAATATATGCCTGCGTGCCACCGTGAACCTGAAACCATTCAGCCCGTGCCTGTGTTTGGCTCCCATCCTCTTTCCGACCCAAGCAAGTCTAGGGGCATGGAGCCACAAATGGGCTACCAGAAGTGTACATTGCGGAGTGTGACCTCTCCTTTGAATGCCCATAGGCTAAAGCCCAtcaggcaaaaaacaaaaaaagcagtg gTGAGTATACTTGACACAGAAGAAGTGTGTGTGGAACTGCTGAAGGAGGTTGCCTCCCAAGAGTATGTGAAAGAAGTTCTTCAAGTTTCCAGTGATGGAAATTCG ATCACCATTTATTATCCAAATGATGGAAAAGGTTTTCCTCTTGCTGATAGACCACTCCCTCCTTCTGAAGACATGGCTAGGTATAGCTTTGATTCTTTACCAG AAAAATACTGGAGAAAGTATCAGTATGCTTCCAGATTTGTACAGCTTGTAAGATCTAAAACACCCAAAAtcactttcttttcaaaatatgCTAAATGCATTTTGATGGAGAATTCCCCTCATGCTGATTTTGAAGTTTGGTTTTATGATG GAGCAAAAATACACAAAACAGAAGACTTAATTAATGTGATTGAAAAATCCGGGAAATCCTACACTTTGAAGGGAGAAGCTGAAGTTGATAgcttgaaagaagaaataaaaatatatgtcgATCATGCTAATGAG GAACATCGTTTTTGCCTTGGACTGGAGTCTGTTCTTGCAGTAGAAGAAACAAAACACGGAAGTGTTCCCTTATTTCCTATAATCATTGGAAG aaAGCCAGGCAACCCTGTTTTCCCTCAGGCTGTGGCCCCTCCAACTTGCGTGGATCCAAATTCTTTAGGGAAAGATACAGCATTATTAAATAGGATGGTGGTAAGCAGTTTGGCGTCTTCAAACCAG ATTGTTTCACATGAAGGCTCAGGGTTGACAACAGCTGTGTCTGAAACAGAAGGGTCTTCTGCCAGCCCAAAAGATTATCTTCCAAAATCAGCCCAGGTTCTGAAGTCGGTTTTTGTGAAAAATGTTGGTTGGGCTACACAG TTAACCAATGGAGCTGTGTGGGTTCGATTTAATGATGAATCCCAGTTGGTGGCTCAGGCCGGAGTGCCCTCCATCAGTTACGTATCACCAAATGGCCAGACAACCAG gtatggagaaaatgaaaaattaccaGAATACATCAAAGAGAAATTACAGTATCTGTCTTCCATTCTGTTGATGTTTGCTAATCCAACTCCTGGTTCTCACTGA